In Desulfuribacillus stibiiarsenatis, a single genomic region encodes these proteins:
- a CDS encoding helix-turn-helix domain-containing protein, translated as MTHKSKISGTEKIAAVEKYLRGEGSLRRLASMLDVTFASINQWRQTYLSLGPDGLLNTSK; from the coding sequence GTGACTCACAAATCAAAAATATCAGGAACAGAAAAAATAGCTGCTGTAGAAAAATATCTCCGTGGAGAAGGTTCCCTTAGACGTTTAGCTTCTATGCTAGATGTTACCTTTGCATCCATCAACCAATGGCGGCAAACATATCTATCACTAGGCCCTGATGGTCTTCTAAATACATCTAAGA